One genomic window of Roseateles sp. DAIF2 includes the following:
- a CDS encoding efflux RND transporter periplasmic adaptor subunit, which yields MRHRLLVLAVASALIACGKPSEKGAGEAQAAKAVALKPLQVSPEDVLTLGLSQYASGPVITGSIQPEKRADLRAEVQAVVLQVLKENGERVKRGDLLVRLDDSAIRESLSSAEEATRAATQSFEQAERQYQRMKTLQAQGMSSLQAMEDAEIRRNNTQSELVAAKARAATARQQLQRTEARAPFDGIVSDRKVSAGDSAQIGKELVKVIDPASMRFEGLVSADRMSELKLGQTVFFKVNGYAQADFQGQVRRIAPAANPTTRQVEVLVGFAGEQQPGVAGLYAEGRVQSQSVSALMLSDAAIQREGDQAFAWAVKDGKLAKVAIKLGERDERQGLYQVNTGLKQGDQVLRHLNAALSDGRPVQLARAAASAPAAASAARNGG from the coding sequence ATGCGCCATCGCTTGCTCGTTCTCGCTGTAGCCAGTGCCCTGATCGCCTGTGGCAAACCCTCGGAAAAAGGGGCCGGCGAGGCCCAAGCGGCCAAGGCCGTGGCGCTCAAGCCGCTGCAGGTGTCGCCGGAGGATGTGCTGACCCTGGGGTTGTCGCAGTACGCCAGCGGGCCGGTGATCACCGGCTCGATCCAGCCCGAGAAGCGCGCCGATCTGCGCGCCGAGGTGCAGGCGGTGGTGCTGCAGGTGCTCAAGGAGAACGGCGAGCGCGTCAAGCGCGGCGACCTGCTGGTGCGCCTGGACGACAGCGCGATCCGCGAGAGCCTGTCCTCGGCCGAGGAGGCCACCCGCGCCGCGACCCAGAGCTTCGAGCAGGCCGAGCGCCAGTACCAGCGCATGAAGACCCTGCAGGCCCAGGGCATGAGCTCGCTGCAGGCGATGGAGGATGCCGAGATCCGCCGCAACAACACCCAGAGCGAGCTGGTCGCGGCCAAGGCCCGCGCCGCCACCGCGCGCCAGCAACTGCAGCGCACCGAGGCGCGCGCGCCCTTCGACGGCATCGTCTCCGACCGCAAGGTCTCGGCCGGCGACTCGGCCCAGATCGGCAAGGAGCTGGTCAAGGTGATCGACCCGGCCAGCATGCGCTTCGAGGGCCTGGTATCGGCCGACCGCATGTCCGAGCTGAAGCTCGGCCAGACCGTGTTCTTCAAGGTCAACGGCTATGCCCAGGCCGATTTCCAGGGCCAGGTGCGCCGCATCGCGCCGGCCGCCAACCCGACGACCCGCCAGGTCGAGGTGCTGGTCGGCTTCGCCGGCGAGCAGCAGCCGGGCGTGGCCGGCCTCTATGCCGAGGGCCGGGTGCAGAGCCAGAGCGTCAGCGCGCTGATGCTGTCCGACGCGGCGATCCAGCGCGAGGGCGACCAAGCCTTCGCCTGGGCGGTCAAGGACGGCAAGCTGGCGAAGGTCGCGATCAAGCTGGGCGAGCGCGACGAGCGCCAGGGCCTCTACCAGGTCAACACCGGCCTGAAGCAGGGCGACCAGGTGCTGCGCCACCTGAACGCGGCCCTGTCCGATG